A single genomic interval of bacterium harbors:
- a CDS encoding chemotaxis response regulator protein-glutamate methylesterase: protein MTRVFVIAKDAVLAELASRVLGQQSEIEVVKVVLFGEEVMRQLHRVKVDIIAVDGELNPDEMTDLTRLIMNTDPQPIVILARSNRAPAIRSAVDATDTGALGVLEIPTDRDNGAFASMSAELARNLRLMSEIKVIRRWDSSRFEALQRIFHPEAEEDSPQYNIKLVAIGASAGGTKALQSIFQQLPEDFPVPVLVVQHLARGYVGGLARWLADQCPMKFVIAEEGMSLRAGTVYLASDDKHLTVGPDHRILLSDEESVNGFKPSIARLFSSVHDTFGADCAAVLLSGMGNDGAAEMRRLLDVGACTIAQDKETSLIHGIPGEAIKLSAARFILPLQEIPTALHALALRGQVSKPV, encoded by the coding sequence ATGACGCGCGTCTTCGTCATAGCGAAGGATGCCGTGCTTGCCGAACTCGCCTCGCGTGTACTCGGACAGCAATCGGAAATCGAGGTGGTGAAGGTGGTCCTTTTCGGTGAAGAGGTCATGCGTCAGCTGCATCGCGTGAAAGTGGATATCATTGCCGTTGACGGAGAACTGAATCCGGACGAAATGACGGATCTTACACGCCTGATCATGAATACCGACCCGCAGCCCATTGTGATCCTGGCGCGTTCAAACCGCGCTCCGGCGATTCGATCCGCTGTGGATGCAACAGACACAGGAGCACTCGGCGTCCTTGAGATTCCGACGGACAGGGATAACGGCGCTTTCGCTTCGATGTCGGCAGAACTCGCGCGAAATCTGCGTCTCATGTCGGAGATCAAGGTGATACGCAGGTGGGACAGCAGCCGCTTCGAGGCGCTTCAACGCATTTTCCATCCGGAGGCGGAGGAGGATTCTCCGCAGTACAACATCAAGCTCGTCGCCATAGGCGCATCTGCAGGGGGCACCAAGGCCCTTCAGAGCATTTTCCAGCAGCTGCCTGAGGATTTTCCCGTTCCTGTACTCGTCGTACAGCATCTTGCCAGGGGATATGTGGGCGGACTCGCGCGTTGGCTTGCCGATCAATGTCCGATGAAATTCGTAATCGCTGAAGAAGGAATGTCGCTGCGGGCCGGAACGGTGTACCTGGCGTCTGACGACAAACACTTGACTGTGGGGCCAGATCATCGTATTCTGTTGTCCGATGAGGAATCCGTCAACGGATTCAAGCCCTCCATCGCTCGGCTCTTTTCCAGCGTACATGATACGTTCGGCGCAGATTGCGCCGCGGTACTGCTGTCTGGGATGGGGAATGACGGGGCGGCTGAAATGCGACGGTTACTTGATGTCGGTGCATGCACTATTGCTCAAGACAAGGAAACATCGCTCATTCATGGCATACCCGGTGAGGCGATCAAACTTTCAGCAGCCCGATTTATCCTGCCTCTGCAGGAAATTCCAACCGCGCTGCATGCCCTGGCGCTGCGAGGACAGGTATCGAAGCCGGTCTGA
- a CDS encoding HAMP domain-containing protein, whose product MKWFVNLKTRYKLFIGFGIVIAFLLALIGVENLQSSRSLVEYESIFTTQVPLNQQGSELVSELMRERLLFESIVEDASTVTGSGDFTQARDLFVRQLQEVESNLLRNQAQFERTRANLAGNKLIKPLENAYQQFRNISKLHEEYAQLSANALESLEHGDTLRFREFKAEIDKNGAEFHGSVDIFSYELKNLFEASRDQLTSIEDTAMVGRILIFSIGIALVIFFATFISRQISQPLRHATMIADKLGQGDTSVSITIDRQDEVGELLRTLEKLRLNSEHEAQVAARIADGDLTVQITPLSEQDVLGKALSTMVERLRTQTREMIEGINVLASATAELSSTMVQIAAGARETASAVNETAATLVEVKQASQLSDQKAKIISDNTQQTLRVSRDGVDSIEQSISSMENIREQMRSIAESIIKLSEQGQAIGDIVTSVNDLAEQSNILAVNAAIEAAKAGEYGKGFTVVAKEIRNHAEQSKQATGKVRSILVDTQKATASAVMVAERGTKLAEDGAQLSTVSGKAIQTVMSGINETAESMLQIAASAKEQVVGLDQVTTAITHIKSASEQNVESIHQVELTAQNLKELGTRLQRFVERYKL is encoded by the coding sequence ATGAAATGGTTTGTCAATCTAAAAACGCGATATAAACTCTTTATCGGATTCGGTATCGTCATTGCATTTCTCCTGGCACTCATCGGCGTGGAGAATCTGCAGTCGTCCCGATCTCTTGTCGAGTACGAATCCATTTTTACGACACAGGTGCCGCTCAATCAGCAGGGAAGCGAACTCGTCAGCGAGCTGATGCGGGAGAGATTGCTGTTCGAAAGTATCGTCGAGGATGCCTCGACGGTCACGGGCAGCGGCGATTTCACCCAGGCACGTGATCTGTTCGTGCGGCAACTGCAGGAGGTCGAGTCGAATCTGCTGCGGAACCAGGCGCAGTTCGAGCGAACCCGCGCAAATCTTGCAGGAAATAAACTGATCAAACCGCTGGAAAACGCGTATCAGCAATTCCGGAATATTTCGAAACTGCATGAGGAATACGCACAGCTCAGCGCCAATGCACTCGAAAGTCTCGAACATGGCGACACGCTCAGATTCCGTGAGTTCAAAGCCGAGATCGACAAGAATGGCGCCGAATTCCATGGCAGCGTCGATATATTTTCCTACGAATTGAAAAATCTGTTTGAAGCGTCGCGGGATCAGCTGACCTCGATCGAGGATACAGCGATGGTTGGACGCATACTTATTTTCAGCATTGGCATCGCGCTGGTGATATTTTTTGCGACGTTCATCTCACGGCAGATTTCCCAACCGCTGCGGCATGCCACCATGATCGCCGACAAGCTCGGGCAGGGTGATACGTCGGTGTCGATCACCATCGACAGGCAGGATGAAGTCGGGGAACTCCTGAGAACACTCGAAAAACTTCGCTTGAACTCCGAGCACGAAGCGCAGGTCGCGGCACGCATCGCCGATGGAGACCTGACTGTACAAATCACACCACTCTCGGAACAGGATGTACTCGGGAAAGCGCTGTCTACGATGGTCGAAAGGCTTCGTACACAGACGCGCGAAATGATAGAAGGAATTAACGTGCTCGCTTCCGCAACCGCGGAACTGTCGTCCACCATGGTGCAGATTGCTGCCGGTGCGCGGGAGACAGCATCTGCGGTGAATGAGACCGCGGCAACGCTCGTGGAGGTAAAACAGGCCTCCCAGCTCTCGGATCAGAAAGCCAAAATCATCTCCGACAACACCCAGCAGACGCTGCGTGTCTCGCGTGATGGCGTCGATTCCATCGAACAGAGTATTTCTTCGATGGAAAACATTCGTGAGCAGATGCGCAGCATCGCGGAAAGTATCATTAAACTCAGTGAACAGGGACAGGCGATCGGCGACATTGTGACATCAGTCAATGATCTGGCCGAACAGTCAAACATTCTCGCGGTGAATGCCGCGATCGAGGCGGCGAAAGCCGGAGAATACGGAAAGGGCTTCACCGTCGTGGCAAAAGAAATTCGCAACCACGCTGAACAGTCGAAGCAGGCCACCGGTAAGGTGCGTTCCATTCTTGTCGACACGCAGAAGGCTACCGCGTCCGCCGTGATGGTCGCGGAACGGGGGACGAAGCTCGCGGAAGACGGCGCACAGCTGAGCACCGTGTCAGGGAAGGCGATACAGACCGTGATGAGCGGGATCAATGAGACCGCGGAGAGCATGCTGCAGATCGCAGCATCCGCCAAAGAACAGGTCGTCGGTCTCGACCAGGTCACCACGGCCATCACGCATATCAAATCGGCCAGCGAACAGAATGTCGAATCGATTCATCAGGTGGAACTCACAGCACAGAATCTCAAGGAACTGGGCACAAGACTGCAGCGCTTCGTCGAGCGCTACAAACTCTGA
- a CDS encoding adenylosuccinate lyase, with the protein MIQRYTRPEMGTLWTDEAKFQTWLEIEVLACEAQAELGIVPKDAIPVIRERADFSVDRINELERTLNHDVIAFLTNVAENVGENSRFIHLGMTSSDVGDTALAAMTRRAGLLLREGVEALLPVIATRAKEHKYTPMIGRTHGIHAEPMTFGLKMALWHEEMKRNLERLDRAIERISYGKISGAVGTYANIDPFVEKYVCEHMGLKPSPISTQVLQRDRHAEFLSTLAIIGGSLEKFATEIRHLQKTEVLEAEEYFAKGQKGSSAMPHKRNPITCERVAGMSRLLRGYALSGFENQALWHERDITHSSVERVILPDASIALDYMLSKMKGIIENFFVYPEHMLRNLNGTRGLIFSQQLLLALTKKGMLREDAYRIVQGHAMRVWKEDVHLMELVKADEEITSVLSDAEIEDCFDYQRGLKHVDLIFERLGLA; encoded by the coding sequence ATGATTCAACGCTATACGCGTCCTGAAATGGGGACGCTGTGGACTGACGAAGCAAAATTCCAGACCTGGCTGGAAATCGAAGTGCTCGCCTGCGAGGCACAGGCGGAACTCGGCATCGTCCCGAAGGATGCTATCCCCGTGATACGGGAACGTGCGGATTTTTCCGTCGATCGTATCAATGAACTTGAGCGCACACTCAACCACGATGTTATCGCCTTTCTGACGAATGTCGCGGAAAACGTCGGTGAGAATTCCCGCTTCATTCATCTCGGCATGACATCTTCCGATGTCGGGGATACGGCACTTGCCGCAATGACGCGGCGGGCGGGTCTGCTGCTGCGGGAAGGAGTTGAAGCACTGCTGCCTGTGATCGCGACCAGGGCGAAGGAGCACAAGTACACGCCGATGATCGGGCGCACGCACGGAATTCATGCTGAACCGATGACGTTCGGACTCAAAATGGCCCTCTGGCATGAGGAAATGAAACGCAACCTCGAACGCCTTGACCGTGCCATCGAGCGCATTTCCTATGGAAAAATCTCAGGCGCGGTTGGCACCTATGCAAACATCGATCCCTTCGTGGAGAAATACGTATGCGAGCATATGGGCTTGAAACCCTCTCCGATCAGCACCCAGGTGCTGCAGCGTGACAGGCATGCCGAATTCCTCTCTACACTCGCCATTATCGGCGGGTCGCTTGAGAAGTTCGCCACCGAAATCCGGCATCTGCAGAAAACCGAGGTTCTTGAAGCTGAAGAGTATTTTGCGAAAGGGCAGAAGGGAAGCAGCGCAATGCCGCACAAGCGCAATCCAATCACCTGTGAACGGGTCGCCGGCATGTCACGCCTCCTCCGTGGCTACGCGCTCAGCGGTTTCGAAAACCAGGCGCTCTGGCATGAACGCGATATCACGCATTCGTCCGTCGAACGCGTCATCCTGCCGGACGCCAGCATTGCACTCGATTACATGCTCTCCAAGATGAAAGGCATCATTGAGAATTTCTTCGTTTACCCCGAACATATGCTGCGGAATCTCAATGGTACGCGTGGACTCATTTTCTCCCAGCAGCTCCTGCTCGCACTGACAAAGAAGGGCATGCTGCGTGAAGATGCCTATCGTATCGTGCAGGGGCACGCCATGCGGGTATGGAAGGAAGATGTGCATCTCATGGAACTTGTGAAGGCGGATGAGGAGATAACGTCCGTTCTCTCAGACGCTGAAATTGAGGATTGCTTCGACTATCAGCGCGGGCTTAAGCACGTCGATCTCATTTTCGAACGACTGGGCCTGGCCTGA
- a CDS encoding chemotaxis protein CheW, whose product MKFDTTGTPANGSPSWDEIRTLLAGIRTNLERPQGPAQENVQSVFRTRAGQYAVRTEELEEETDAREDVLQFSLGSDAYAVPCACIEEIIPMQNLVALPHTARPILGISSNRGLLFAVVDLKRILNIPASDLTTMHRLIILRHEELQVGLLVDVVHGMRSFDMDRLRDLPQELHQTTHRFLRGVSSDHVLLLRCDKVMEEIRRLSGSTETADSEQHSEQHEQVHA is encoded by the coding sequence GTGAAGTTCGATACAACAGGAACACCGGCGAATGGCTCGCCGAGCTGGGACGAGATTCGCACGCTGCTTGCTGGCATTCGCACGAATCTGGAGCGTCCGCAGGGTCCCGCCCAGGAGAACGTCCAGTCGGTATTCAGGACGCGCGCAGGGCAGTACGCAGTCAGGACCGAGGAACTTGAGGAGGAAACGGACGCGCGCGAGGACGTCCTGCAGTTCTCCCTCGGCAGTGATGCATACGCCGTGCCATGCGCGTGCATCGAAGAAATCATCCCGATGCAGAACCTCGTCGCGCTTCCGCACACGGCTCGTCCCATACTCGGCATATCGAGCAATCGCGGACTGCTTTTCGCCGTCGTGGATCTGAAACGCATTCTCAATATCCCTGCTTCCGACCTGACCACCATGCACCGTTTGATCATCCTCCGTCACGAAGAGCTGCAGGTGGGATTACTGGTCGATGTCGTGCATGGGATGCGCAGCTTTGATATGGACCGTCTGCGGGATCTGCCGCAGGAATTGCATCAGACGACACATCGCTTTCTTCGCGGCGTCAGCAGTGACCATGTCCTGCTTCTGCGCTGCGACAAGGTGATGGAGGAAATCCGCCGCCTCAGCGGCAGCACGGAAACAGCGGACAGTGAACAACATTCCGAACAGCACGAACAGGTGCACGCATGA
- a CDS encoding chemotaxis protein CheW, with protein MTAPHRTYLLFSSVDRTMAIPVDQIEEVVPAFEIRSTPGLTGNIVGLINFRGGVLPVLDCRRLVSGESSELQLQHNFIITHTEKHQVALLIEEIGDLVHFDTELEQGDHVLAVSDCSFRTVIMHGGEMVFVLDVDACFSGMPPQDAAPAAFESITEGGYVHER; from the coding sequence ATGACAGCACCGCATCGCACATATCTCCTTTTCTCATCCGTGGATCGCACGATGGCCATCCCCGTCGATCAGATAGAGGAGGTGGTTCCCGCCTTCGAAATCCGCAGTACACCCGGACTGACAGGGAATATTGTCGGACTCATCAATTTTCGTGGCGGTGTGTTGCCGGTACTCGACTGCCGACGGCTCGTGAGTGGAGAAAGCAGCGAATTGCAGTTGCAGCACAACTTCATCATTACGCACACGGAAAAGCATCAGGTCGCGCTTCTCATTGAAGAAATCGGAGACCTGGTGCATTTCGATACAGAACTCGAACAGGGTGATCATGTGCTTGCTGTGAGTGATTGCAGTTTCCGGACGGTGATCATGCATGGCGGAGAAATGGTCTTCGTACTGGATGTCGATGCCTGTTTCAGTGGTATGCCGCCGCAGGACGCAGCACCGGCTGCCTTCGAATCAATCACGGAGGGAGGATATGTCCATGAGCGCTGA
- a CDS encoding response regulator, whose protein sequence is MNEAEFLEKLREAFSVESDEHFRTIRKGLAELEQDADDPVSIIELIFREAHSLKGAARAINRGDIELLCQAMESLLAIWKKDASLRRPEHFSMLEDAMELLEELLASVEEYSPNSEPLASLTEAMKTESDALKKDQGGISISPMQASAYGGATDDGQSEIMPAQELTEESSRIESDEEPDNSSVAHAPAAGQSGLPENPALPGNPALPESLRHNTANGNGSSNAQPFLNREQPQPGKSNGALQAPTSATAMHAGNGTAQNGNGGQHAPDTTRQQSPAKQQSPAKQQSPAKQQGKNGREVVRETVRVSLTELEALYRQTEELSSIKYMIGRNASDMRRVMDQCREWIREFQKYRQQSIERLDTSPTGGTVQPAEHGDYEKLQHFLKWTARQIEGIEDSIGKSIEDGRGTMYIMDTLAEAMMDQAKHLLLLPFALLSDSLVPMVRKIARDLEKNVHFDVHGEDIRIDKRILEMLKDPLVHILRNSLDHGIESVESRVRAGKQADGRITLHIRLAQDNKVEIVVEDDGAGIDIEKIRAKAVQEKIITKREAESLSEMDTLDLIFHAGLSTSPIITDLSGRGVGLNVVRENIATLGGELRVETEKGKWTRFTMSLPVSLSNARGVLVRSSGRMYIVPLQHVDRGMVMHREDISRLDGKSVIEYNDQTVTLQRLDEVLRMPSAVKREENTQCTLLMLMLGGSFLAVEVDEVLWEQDVVVKSLPAPISRVHTIAGASLLSTGELVPVLHIPDLFSAARGGGHAERHDRTETVEKESKNVLVVDDSITSRVLLHDILLSSGYNVTTAVDGIDALTSLREDPFDIVVSDVEMPRMNGFELTESVRADEKLHDLPVILVTGLETNEDRERGFDVGANAYIIKSSFDQSNLLEVITRLIG, encoded by the coding sequence ATGAACGAAGCGGAATTCCTGGAAAAACTGCGTGAGGCCTTCTCCGTAGAGTCGGATGAGCATTTCCGGACGATACGAAAAGGACTTGCGGAACTCGAGCAGGATGCTGACGATCCCGTCAGTATCATCGAGCTCATTTTCAGAGAGGCGCACAGCCTGAAAGGTGCCGCGCGGGCCATTAATCGCGGCGACATCGAACTGCTGTGCCAGGCAATGGAAAGTCTGCTCGCGATCTGGAAAAAGGATGCCTCCCTGCGAAGGCCGGAACATTTCAGCATGCTCGAGGATGCAATGGAGCTGCTGGAGGAATTACTGGCGTCAGTGGAGGAATACTCACCGAACAGCGAGCCTCTGGCCTCGCTGACGGAAGCGATGAAGACGGAAAGTGATGCACTGAAGAAAGATCAGGGTGGAATTTCCATTTCGCCCATGCAGGCCTCCGCGTACGGTGGTGCCACGGATGATGGACAGTCTGAAATCATGCCGGCACAGGAATTGACAGAAGAATCTTCCCGGATCGAATCCGACGAGGAGCCGGACAACAGCTCCGTCGCACATGCACCTGCGGCGGGGCAGTCCGGATTACCGGAAAACCCCGCACTGCCGGGAAACCCCGCACTACCGGAAAGCCTGCGACACAACACGGCGAACGGGAACGGCTCGTCGAATGCTCAGCCATTCCTGAACCGGGAGCAGCCGCAACCGGGTAAAAGCAATGGCGCCCTGCAGGCCCCGACATCTGCCACGGCAATGCATGCTGGTAATGGGACTGCGCAAAACGGGAACGGAGGTCAGCATGCGCCTGACACTACCCGGCAGCAGAGCCCTGCGAAGCAGCAGAGCCCTGCGAAGCAGCAGAGCCCTGCGAAGCAGCAGGGGAAAAACGGACGCGAGGTTGTGCGTGAGACGGTACGCGTCTCGCTGACGGAGCTTGAAGCGCTGTACCGCCAGACCGAGGAGCTCAGCTCCATCAAGTACATGATCGGACGCAATGCCTCGGACATGCGTCGGGTCATGGATCAATGCAGGGAATGGATACGCGAATTTCAAAAGTACCGTCAGCAGTCTATTGAAAGACTCGATACTTCTCCGACTGGCGGTACGGTGCAGCCTGCGGAACATGGAGATTACGAAAAGCTGCAGCATTTCCTGAAATGGACCGCACGGCAGATTGAGGGCATCGAAGATTCCATCGGAAAATCCATAGAAGACGGCAGGGGCACCATGTATATCATGGACACACTAGCCGAGGCCATGATGGATCAGGCCAAACATCTGCTTCTTCTGCCATTCGCATTGCTCAGCGATAGCCTTGTCCCCATGGTGAGGAAAATCGCCCGCGATCTCGAAAAAAATGTGCATTTCGATGTCCACGGTGAAGATATTCGTATCGATAAACGCATTCTGGAAATGCTCAAGGATCCGCTGGTGCATATCCTCCGCAACAGCCTGGACCATGGGATAGAGTCTGTCGAATCCCGCGTGCGCGCGGGGAAACAGGCGGATGGACGAATCACGCTGCATATTCGTCTTGCGCAGGACAATAAGGTGGAGATCGTTGTCGAGGACGATGGCGCGGGGATAGATATCGAGAAAATCAGGGCAAAGGCCGTTCAGGAGAAAATCATCACGAAGCGCGAGGCGGAATCGCTCAGCGAGATGGATACGCTGGATTTGATTTTTCATGCCGGACTGTCGACCAGCCCGATTATCACTGACCTTTCCGGCCGGGGCGTAGGACTCAATGTCGTTCGGGAGAATATCGCTACGCTGGGCGGAGAGCTGCGTGTTGAAACGGAAAAGGGGAAGTGGACGAGATTCACAATGTCACTTCCGGTCTCTCTCTCGAATGCCCGTGGTGTGCTCGTGAGGAGTTCAGGGAGGATGTATATCGTTCCGCTGCAGCATGTTGATCGCGGCATGGTCATGCACCGGGAAGACATTTCACGACTCGACGGCAAATCCGTGATCGAATACAATGACCAGACCGTGACGTTGCAGCGGTTGGACGAGGTGCTCCGCATGCCCTCCGCAGTCAAACGCGAAGAGAACACGCAGTGCACACTGCTCATGCTGATGCTGGGCGGTTCCTTCCTTGCGGTCGAGGTCGATGAAGTACTCTGGGAACAGGACGTTGTTGTCAAATCCCTGCCGGCTCCCATATCTCGTGTCCACACGATCGCCGGTGCCTCCCTGCTCAGTACAGGGGAACTCGTCCCCGTGCTTCACATTCCTGACCTCTTTTCCGCCGCCCGAGGTGGGGGACATGCCGAGCGGCATGACCGCACCGAGACGGTGGAAAAGGAAAGCAAAAACGTTCTCGTGGTGGATGATTCCATCACCTCCCGCGTGCTTCTGCATGACATCCTGCTCTCGAGCGGATACAATGTCACAACAGCCGTGGACGGCATCGACGCGTTGACTTCGCTGCGAGAGGACCCCTTTGATATTGTCGTCTCCGATGTCGAGATGCCTCGCATGAATGGCTTTGAGCTCACGGAATCCGTGAGAGCGGACGAAAAGCTGCACGATCTGCCAGTGATACTGGTTACGGGACTCGAAACGAATGAGGACCGGGAGCGGGGCTTCGATGTCGGAGCCAACGCGTACATTATCAAGAGCAGCTTCGATCAGAGCAACCTCCTTGAAGTTATCACGCGGTTGATCGGATGA
- a CDS encoding trypsin-like peptidase domain-containing protein: MKRYQYSILLGMFIALFCTGSLTACNTEVQDAAPALVAQQSPAAQGGDEISNSRRNAITRAIERVSPAVVGINVTVEQRRMDPFFRLFYGDQTYTTSSAGSGFIISSDGYIVTNDHVAGGQNADITVTMTDGSRHKAKLIGTDHVTDIALIKIEADHDLPYLELGNSDDVIVGEWSIAFGNPFGLFFASAKPTVTVGVISATHVYLEERDKRVYRDMLQTDAAINHGNSGGPLVNSDGQVIGINTVIFSPNEGNIGLGFAVPVNRARKVIELLRDDGNVDRNFDPGFRVQMVNDAIAQAYNLDKVEGVIVTQITSRDGVAYRSGLEVADIILKANGETVFNINVLQSMIRYSLRGETIHLKIIRNNEVKSLDLKLE, from the coding sequence ATGAAACGCTATCAGTATTCAATCCTCCTCGGTATGTTTATCGCGCTGTTCTGCACAGGCAGTCTGACAGCCTGCAACACCGAAGTGCAGGATGCGGCTCCCGCACTTGTCGCGCAGCAGTCTCCCGCCGCACAGGGCGGAGATGAAATCTCCAACTCCCGCAGAAACGCCATCACCCGCGCAATTGAACGGGTGAGTCCCGCTGTCGTCGGTATCAATGTTACCGTGGAACAGAGGCGCATGGATCCGTTTTTCCGCCTGTTCTACGGAGATCAGACCTACACAACCTCCAGTGCCGGAAGCGGTTTCATCATTTCATCCGACGGTTACATTGTCACCAACGACCATGTCGCCGGGGGACAGAACGCCGACATTACCGTAACGATGACCGACGGAAGCCGTCACAAGGCGAAGCTGATCGGCACCGATCACGTGACTGATATCGCGCTGATCAAAATCGAGGCCGATCACGATTTGCCGTATCTCGAACTCGGAAATTCCGACGACGTCATCGTCGGTGAGTGGAGCATAGCTTTCGGAAATCCGTTCGGACTGTTTTTCGCCAGTGCCAAGCCGACGGTGACTGTTGGTGTGATCAGTGCCACACATGTGTACCTCGAAGAAAGGGATAAGCGTGTGTACAGGGATATGCTGCAGACCGATGCTGCGATTAATCACGGGAATAGCGGGGGACCCCTCGTCAACAGTGATGGACAGGTCATCGGGATCAATACCGTGATTTTTTCGCCGAATGAAGGGAATATCGGGCTGGGATTCGCCGTGCCGGTCAACCGGGCAAGAAAGGTCATTGAGTTGCTTCGTGACGACGGTAATGTCGACAGAAACTTTGATCCGGGATTCCGTGTGCAGATGGTCAACGACGCCATCGCCCAGGCATACAATCTCGACAAGGTCGAGGGTGTGATCGTTACCCAGATCACCTCGCGTGACGGAGTCGCGTATCGTTCCGGGCTTGAAGTCGCCGACATCATCCTGAAAGCGAACGGGGAGACCGTGTTCAACATCAACGTGTTGCAGTCTATGATCCGGTATTCCCTGCGCGGAGAAACCATTCATCTCAAGATTATCCGGAACAACGAAGTCAAATCGCTGGATCTCAAACTGGAATAA
- a CDS encoding glycerol-3-phosphate acyltransferase codes for METILYGSGIILGAFLVGSFPTAYILVHRQHGKDLRKEGSGNVGTLNAYEVSRSRSTGVMVLLIDLLKGAFPVAVVHLAFRAGLPGDHVMLYATLALLGAVAGHNYSPWIGWKGGRGLATAAGASLLINPLLPAIWGLFWGAGFLKTRNVHFGNIAATVLLPFAVLLGESTVNAATLFADAKAGEVTLLAFLMSFLVFVRHIEPLRQMLRPIKNDQSA; via the coding sequence ATGGAAACGATTCTGTATGGAAGCGGCATTATTCTCGGAGCTTTCCTCGTCGGGTCTTTCCCCACGGCGTACATTCTCGTACACCGGCAGCACGGGAAGGACCTGCGGAAAGAGGGAAGCGGCAATGTCGGGACGCTGAACGCATACGAGGTCTCCCGCTCTCGGAGCACCGGTGTGATGGTGCTTCTCATAGACCTGCTGAAAGGTGCATTTCCCGTCGCCGTCGTACATCTCGCCTTTCGAGCGGGACTGCCCGGTGATCACGTCATGCTTTACGCGACGCTGGCGCTGCTCGGTGCGGTTGCGGGACACAACTATTCGCCCTGGATCGGCTGGAAGGGAGGACGCGGACTCGCGACCGCTGCGGGAGCGTCCCTGCTCATCAATCCGCTGCTGCCTGCGATCTGGGGGCTTTTCTGGGGTGCGGGCTTTCTGAAAACTCGGAATGTCCATTTCGGGAACATCGCAGCCACCGTACTCCTTCCCTTCGCCGTCCTTCTCGGTGAGTCCACCGTGAACGCGGCAACACTCTTCGCTGATGCAAAGGCCGGTGAAGTGACCCTGCTTGCCTTCCTGATGAGTTTCCTGGTATTTGTCCGCCATATTGAACCGCTGCGGCAAATGCTGCGTCCTATAAAAAACGATCAATCTGCGTAA